A portion of the Penaeus monodon isolate SGIC_2016 chromosome 28, NSTDA_Pmon_1, whole genome shotgun sequence genome contains these proteins:
- the LOC119591244 gene encoding methyltransferase-like protein 23 (The sequence of the model RefSeq protein was modified relative to this genomic sequence to represent the inferred CDS: added 19 bases not found in genome assembly) produces MAEVPQHVRKFLFRSCEGRNSASSECLEVLIPEVVSPSYGMYTWPCAPVLAQYVWYHRHDFQKRNVLELGAGTALPGIVAAKCGANVILSDSGQLPKCLQNCEVSCQANGIVGSVAVVGITWGLFTPELLDLGPIDIILGSDCFYDPAVFEDILVTVSFLLEHNPHARFVCSYQERASDWSLEHLLHKWNLSCTQLPLATFDADIPNIADSNLPGSHTVHVFQITRTTRS; encoded by the exons ATGGCTGAGGTCCCGCAACACGTTCGGAAATTCCTGTTCAGGTCGTGTGAGGGCAGGAACTCGGCCTCGTCTGAATGCCTTGAGGTGCTGATTCCCGAG GTAGTAAGTCCCAGCTATGGCATGTACACGTGGCCATGTGCCCCGGTGTTGGCACAGTATGTTTGGTACCACCGTCACGACTTCCAAAAACGCAATGTCCTTGAGCTTGGTGCAGGAACAGCACTCCCGGGCATTGTAGCAGCCAAATGTGGAGCTAATGTCATTCTGTCAGACTCAGGGCAGCTACCCAAGTGTCTGCAGAACTGCGAGGTGTCATGTCAGGCCAATGGCATAGTTGGGTCAGTGGCAGTGGTAGGGATAACCTGGGGCCTTTTCACCCCCGAGCTCTTGGATCTTGGGCCCATAGACATCATCTTGGGTTCCGACTGCTTTTATGACCCAGCTGTGTTTGAGGACATCCTGGTGACAGTGTCATTTTTGTTGGAGCACAACCCCCACGCCCGGTTTGTGTGCTCTTACCAGGAAAGAGCGTCAGACTGGTCGCTAGAACATCTCCTGCATAAGTGGAACCTGTCGTGTACCCAGCTGCCCCTAGCGACCTTTGACGCAGACATACCCAATATAGCCGACTCCAACTTACCTGGTTCTCACACAGTTCATGTGTTTCAGATCAC